A region from the Lytechinus variegatus isolate NC3 chromosome 6, Lvar_3.0, whole genome shotgun sequence genome encodes:
- the LOC121416704 gene encoding uncharacterized protein LOC121416704, translated as MATNFNPEQCEGKECQSITDVTYYVEEKKRLCDDCASKEGCIARVKRGVPNIYCEEHDEKVKLYCKYHGVPLCYSCAMIKHLQPCERQDINDAIKDSGARLTVLKEKGRDKLKEGRLYENEIDQCTKDTDTHLQALKDEFNSIIKEAISVDKVKEKMEADKINQAFDGKNQVLQEEIMKINEKIRKNNEERDKQLELIHTNAQIRQRHMDKKMIGLHRDIDNIVKEKDKKIRELMKSLQDDTKTIENAIQTINTVLEDDKNIVKDGHSVNMSVSDKLKKPLYKNDVKQITDKISGVRFVKGVGREKYDGRIGGYDGEWMLSDTISVKDKFTNPIIVDCIDECNVIIIDWLSDSEYTYMLDLNTKHIQRVITGTDTSWVISCALLNDDKIVCGRWCRGCTGDSLTGCISVYDRQWMHINDVTIPRDRTSYSSRVDVAVDRDGMIIAAERDQSKIYVINPADGNILNTITCEEGVRMRGVLSSGHIIGQHYPPGKRVLIIDRQGGQREIPHSDVILNVSVDPITDNLYVVTSDDERKTCVIDQVMSGNEVKKRRVTSFPLTTRRSGKYTMLSYHIDSRVMISSSGKIIVCDGDSILVFEKRLTL; from the coding sequence ATGGCAACTAACTTCAACCCAGAACAATGTGAAGGAAAGGAGTGTCAATCAATCACAGATGTGACGTACTAtgtggaggagaagaagagactCTGTGATGACTGCGCCTCTAAAGAAGGATGCATCGCAAGAGTTAAAAGAGGTGtaccaaatatttattgtgaagaacatgatgaaaaggtaaaattatattgtaaatatCATGGCGTTCCATTGTGTTATTCATGCGCTATGATCAAACATCTACAGCCTTGCGAGAGACAAGATATAAATGATGCAATAAAAGACAGTGGGGCGAGGCTAACAGTtctaaaagaaaaagggagggacAAATTGAAAGAAGGTCGTCTGTAcgaaaatgaaattgaccaatGCACGAAAGACACAGACACCCATCTACAAGCTTTGAAAGATGAATTTAATTCCATAATCAAGGAAGCGATCAGCGTAGATAAAGTCAAGGAAAAGATGGAGGCTGACAAAATTAATCAAGCATTTGATGGTAAGAATCAAGTACTCCAAGAAGAGATAATGAAGATCAATGAGAAGATTCGAAAGAACaatgaagagagagataaaCAACTTGAATTAATCCATACAAATGCACAGATTAGACAAAGACACATGGACAAAAAGATGATTGGTCTTCATAGAGATATTGATAACATTGTTAAAGAGAAGGATAAGAAGATCAGAGAGTTGATGAAATCATTGCAGGATGACACAAAAACAATAGAGAATGCAATACAGACCATAAATACAGTACTAGAAGACgataaaaacattgttaaagaTGGTCATAGTGTGAACATGTCAGTGAGTGATAAACTTAAGAAACCACTTTATAAGAATGATGTGAAACAAATCACTGATAAAATATCAGGtgtgaggtttgtgaagggTGTTGGGAGAGAGAAGTATGATGGTAGGATTGGTGGGTATGATGGCGAGTGGATGCTTAGTGATACAATCAGTGTCAAAGATAAATTCACAAACCCAATTATTGTTGACTGcatagatgaatgtaatgtgATCATCATCGACTGGTTGTCAGATAGCGAGTATACATATATGTTAGATCTAAACACTAAACACATCCAGAGAGTGATAACAGGTACTGATACATCATGGGTAATATCCTGTGCattactgaatgatgacaagatAGTGTGTGGTAGATGGTGTAGAGGTTGTACAGGGGACAGTTTGACTGGATGCATCAGTGTGTATGACAGACAATGGATGCAcatcaatgacgtcacaataccaaGAGACAGAACGAGCTATTCCTCACGGGTGGATGTAGCTGTTGACCGTGATGGGATGATCATCGCTGCTGAGAGGGATCAGTCTAAGATATACGTCATCAACCCAGCTGATGGTAATATCTTGAATACCATCACGTGTGAAGAGGGTGTACGGATGCGAGGTGTGCTATCATCAGGTCACATCATCGGTCAACATTACCCTCCTGGTAAGAGAGTACTAATCATAGACAGACAGGGTGGTCAAAGGGAAATCCCCCACAGTGATGTCATCTTGAATGTCAGTGTTGATCCTATAACAGACAATCTCTACGTCGTGACATCAGATGATGAGCGCAAGACGTGTGTGATTGATCAGGTGATGAGTGGGAATGAAGTGAAGAAGAGAAGAGTGACGTCATTCCCTCTAACAACTAGACGGAGTGGTAAGTATACGATGCTTTCTTACCATATCGACTCTCGTGTAATGATCTCATCATCAGGCAAGATAATTGTTTGTGATGGAGATAGTATTCTCGTATTCGAAAAGAGACTCACATTATAA